Proteins encoded in a region of the Candidatus Brocadia sp. genome:
- the gspG gene encoding type II secretion system protein GspG, with protein MGNRLKLKLLRQGGFTLLELLIVMIIIGLLAALIGPKMIGRVGESRQTVAKQQIEGFSSALEMYKLDTTKYPTQEQGLEALVAEPQGAVNWKGPYLKKKIIPKDPWGNNYVYLYPGEHGDYDIVSYGADGNAGGDGEDKDVISWE; from the coding sequence ATGGGAAATAGGTTAAAGTTGAAATTATTGAGGCAAGGTGGTTTTACCTTGCTGGAACTGTTAATTGTTATGATTATTATTGGGTTGCTTGCCGCATTGATAGGCCCCAAGATGATCGGTCGTGTTGGTGAATCCCGGCAAACCGTTGCCAAGCAGCAAATAGAAGGGTTTTCAAGCGCCCTGGAGATGTATAAACTCGATACGACAAAATATCCCACACAGGAGCAGGGATTGGAGGCGTTAGTAGCGGAACCACAAGGGGCTGTTAACTGGAAGGGCCCGTATTTAAAGAAGAAGATTATCCCCAAAGACCCGTGGGGGAATAACTATGTTTATCTCTATCCGGGTGAGCATGGAGATTACGACATCGTCTCATACGGCGCGGATGGTAATGCCGGAGGAGACGGTGAGGATAAGGATGTGATAAGTTGGGAGTAA
- a CDS encoding type II secretion system protein: MRSNKGFTLIELIVVLAIMGIIAGVAIPRYAGSFDTVNFRKAMSELVYFLREARIKAMSTAQAAKVTMDLHRGFCWNDDKTILRLPANIEVFTDKTEARDDQIKTFTFYPNGTALAEKIGFVCGNMAAVLHVEPLGGLAYYKIGEVMEQVVRYERNGGEPGDGEMEKDVDKWLNSDTLAKNALAGGVYINVDEDDEDYEEDDDETEFFDDEEEGDEDYE, from the coding sequence TTGCGAAGTAATAAAGGTTTTACGCTTATTGAGTTAATTGTTGTTTTGGCGATTATGGGTATTATTGCCGGCGTGGCCATACCGAGATACGCAGGTTCTTTTGACACGGTTAATTTTCGGAAGGCGATGTCAGAACTTGTATACTTTCTCAGGGAGGCACGTATTAAGGCCATGTCGACTGCTCAAGCGGCAAAAGTAACCATGGATCTTCATAGAGGTTTTTGCTGGAATGACGATAAAACGATACTCAGATTACCCGCTAACATAGAGGTGTTTACTGACAAGACAGAGGCGAGGGACGACCAGATAAAGACATTTACGTTTTATCCAAACGGGACTGCATTGGCAGAAAAAATCGGGTTTGTCTGTGGGAACATGGCGGCTGTATTGCATGTAGAGCCCCTGGGTGGTTTGGCCTATTATAAAATCGGCGAAGTGATGGAACAAGTCGTTCGGTATGAAAGAAATGGAGGAGAACCGGGTGACGGGGAAATGGAAAAAGATGTTGATAAATGGTTAAATTCTGATACATTAGCGAAGAACGCGCTTGCGGGTGGAGTGTATATAAACGTTGATGAAGATGATGAGGATTACGAAGAGGATGATGACGAAACAGAATTTTTTGATGATGAAGAAGAAGGTGACGAAGATTATGAATAA
- a CDS encoding leucyl aminopeptidase: MDINIKIGTVEKEPAEVIVFYLYEEVKTLSESLARCNKVLDNIVSELIKEKGFIAKLNKTIILPTYGKIPARRIMLVGLGKKKDVTLDKIRQAGGTAASTIRDMGIGEGTSVMDPIDIPLPLSEWYQAYSEGALLALYRYQKYKTVPPEELRELKALTLLLSGKEELRPAREAVQYAQIIADAVCFTRDLINTPSQDKTPVVLADTAKKLSRESGIRCKILSLPELKKLGMGGLLGVAQGSAQPPKFIILEYNAHAKNQDTVVFVGKGITFDSGGICLKQAKDMDLMKSDMSGGAAVMGAMKAISGMKFPLHVVGLIPCAENMPSGSAIKPGDIIKFYSGKTAEVANTDAEGRLILADALAYAEKYKPGAVIDLATLTGSCVVALGTVVTGMLGNNEELKRRVKIAGEKSWERVWELPLWEEYQEQIKSDIADIKNVGGPYAGAITAACFLSKFTEKYPWVHLDIAGTSWCEKNSAYTQKGASGVGVRLLVQLVQSWTRFS, translated from the coding sequence ATGGATATTAACATCAAAATTGGAACTGTTGAAAAAGAACCCGCAGAGGTGATAGTTTTTTATTTATACGAAGAGGTCAAAACCCTGAGTGAATCGCTTGCCCGTTGTAATAAGGTATTGGATAATATTGTTTCTGAATTAATAAAAGAAAAAGGATTTATTGCCAAACTGAATAAGACAATTATCCTGCCTACGTATGGAAAGATTCCGGCAAGACGCATCATGCTGGTGGGCCTGGGAAAGAAAAAGGACGTAACACTTGACAAAATAAGACAGGCGGGAGGTACTGCTGCCAGTACGATACGTGACATGGGTATCGGTGAGGGTACTAGCGTGATGGACCCAATTGATATTCCTTTGCCATTAAGTGAATGGTATCAGGCTTATAGTGAAGGCGCCCTGCTCGCCCTTTACCGGTACCAAAAATATAAAACTGTTCCACCCGAAGAGCTGCGGGAACTCAAGGCGCTTACGCTTCTTTTATCCGGCAAAGAGGAGTTGAGGCCTGCCCGGGAGGCTGTTCAGTACGCGCAAATTATTGCGGATGCCGTCTGTTTTACCCGTGACCTTATCAACACTCCGTCTCAGGATAAGACCCCTGTTGTTTTGGCTGATACTGCTAAGAAATTGAGCAGGGAATCTGGTATCCGGTGTAAGATATTATCCCTGCCGGAACTAAAAAAACTCGGGATGGGGGGGTTACTGGGTGTTGCACAGGGAAGCGCCCAGCCCCCGAAATTTATCATACTTGAATACAATGCACATGCTAAAAACCAGGATACGGTTGTATTTGTTGGAAAGGGAATTACCTTTGACTCAGGCGGAATTTGTCTGAAACAGGCCAAGGACATGGATCTCATGAAGAGTGATATGTCCGGAGGAGCTGCTGTGATGGGAGCCATGAAGGCGATATCCGGAATGAAATTCCCGCTGCATGTTGTTGGTCTCATACCGTGCGCCGAAAATATGCCCAGTGGTTCGGCGATCAAACCCGGCGATATTATTAAGTTTTATTCCGGTAAGACCGCCGAGGTCGCAAATACAGACGCAGAAGGGCGTTTAATTTTGGCGGACGCCCTGGCGTATGCGGAGAAATATAAACCCGGCGCCGTAATTGATCTTGCGACGCTGACAGGGTCTTGTGTGGTAGCCTTAGGGACTGTCGTTACGGGGATGTTGGGAAACAACGAGGAGTTGAAAAGAAGGGTTAAAATTGCCGGTGAAAAATCGTGGGAAAGGGTCTGGGAGCTTCCACTCTGGGAAGAATATCAGGAACAAATCAAGAGTGATATTGCTGATATAAAAAATGTAGGGGGGCCGTATGCGGGGGCCATAACAGCCGCCTGTTTTTTAAGCAAGTTTACTGAAAAATATCCCTGGGTGCACCTGGATATTGCAGGCACTTCCTGGTGTGAGAAAAACAGCGCATATACCCAGAAAGGGGCGTCAGGCGTTGGGGTTCGATTGCTTGTACAATTAGTTCAGAGCTGGACTCGGTTTTCATAA
- the dnaN gene encoding DNA polymerase III subunit beta: protein MNIIFSGKDLYNSFNLVTGIVPSSTIKNVLRGVKVEVGNTCIKLTATDLEVLVKCFVPAKECVGDGSIVLPAIRVNNILREWAKHDEVIMSVEDSSCMLKSRGGHFKIAGEDSVQFPDVTVTETNEFVEVDGAIIGDMIGKVVHSVSTVKTRSVLSGVFVRIFGDDIIMVAADGNRMSCIKRKVHNPAGVVMDGVVSVKCLLFMQRFVSECKGVLKVGMGESRICFIGERGGVVSQLIEGQYPKYEDIIPEKNERVVEVNKDDLLSGVRMASFMTSEGCRVVKFTITSGKLTLTSRAADVGEAELEIAASYEGPDFVIHFNPDYVTDVLKVSDGGTIVMMFNDGEGAAVFKTGYEQMDVIMPIEPK, encoded by the coding sequence ATGAATATAATTTTTTCAGGAAAAGATTTATACAACAGTTTTAATTTGGTGACTGGCATAGTGCCATCTTCGACGATAAAGAATGTACTGAGGGGAGTTAAAGTTGAGGTTGGGAATACTTGTATAAAGCTAACGGCAACTGACCTGGAGGTTTTGGTTAAATGTTTTGTGCCGGCAAAGGAATGTGTTGGGGATGGTAGTATTGTTTTACCAGCGATTCGCGTTAATAATATTCTGAGGGAATGGGCAAAACATGATGAAGTAATAATGTCTGTAGAGGATAGCAGTTGTATGTTAAAGTCCAGGGGTGGGCATTTTAAGATTGCAGGGGAAGATTCCGTTCAGTTTCCGGATGTAACTGTGACTGAGACAAATGAGTTTGTTGAAGTAGACGGAGCGATTATTGGTGATATGATAGGGAAAGTGGTTCATTCGGTATCGACTGTGAAAACAAGGAGCGTGTTAAGCGGTGTCTTTGTGAGGATTTTTGGGGATGATATTATTATGGTGGCGGCGGACGGAAATAGAATGTCCTGTATAAAGCGTAAAGTACATAATCCGGCTGGTGTAGTGATGGATGGTGTAGTTTCAGTAAAGTGCCTGTTGTTCATGCAAAGGTTTGTGTCCGAATGTAAGGGTGTTCTAAAAGTTGGAATGGGTGAGTCACGAATATGCTTTATTGGTGAAAGAGGTGGGGTTGTATCACAACTCATAGAAGGTCAGTATCCGAAATATGAAGATATTATACCAGAGAAAAATGAGAGGGTGGTGGAGGTAAATAAAGATGACTTGTTGTCTGGGGTGAGAATGGCCTCTTTTATGACGAGCGAGGGATGCCGGGTTGTGAAATTTACCATAACCAGTGGAAAGCTAACACTTACTTCGAGGGCTGCGGATGTTGGGGAGGCCGAGTTGGAGATTGCTGCCAGTTATGAAGGTCCTGATTTTGTGATACATTTCAATCCAGATTACGTCACGGATGTACTGAAGGTTTCCGATGGTGGTACAATTGTTATGATGTTTAACGACGGTGAAGGGGCTGCTGTATTTAAAACAGGTTACGAACAGATGGATGTTATTATGCCTATTGAGCCGAAATGA
- the gspE gene encoding type II secretion system protein GspE, protein MNQATINNIGDVLLDIGKVTRADLDRAIEVQRQTGQKLGRILIDLGTVSEEDLRLAYSKLLQIPVWEKKKDDRYPLVENMPKVFLMTNRVLPLSLNDGTLDIALADPQDSLLAETVALATNKQVRIFAGCEKDILASLETIYEGEVKEEDTATSSIEVMEDVEHLRDMASEAPVIRLVNSTLTKAIEIGASDVHLEVFERNARLRYRVDGVLRELLPPPRELYNGIISRIKIMAKLNIAEKRLPQDGRIKMKVAGKEVDLRVSIIPMSHGEGVVMRILDRTAVTLDLEKLGFGQEFLVKFRRMVNKPEGILLVTGPTGSGKTTTLYAVLKELVSPEIKIVTVEDPVEYSMDGVNQIQVNPQIDLTFASGLRSILRHDPDIILIGEIRDRETASIAIQAALTGHLVLSTLHTNDSASAFTRLMDMGMEDYLISSCIIGVLAQRLVRKMCGKCREPYLPGEDIRKTVGLKEGEYLYKPRGCDECNNAGFKGRKCIAEFLCVDDAIRRLVLAHKDSSEIMKEAQKRGTKSLWEDGLETVRRGETTLEELLRVSSDL, encoded by the coding sequence ATGAATCAAGCAACGATTAACAATATTGGAGACGTGTTGCTCGATATTGGCAAGGTGACTCGCGCTGATTTGGACCGTGCCATCGAGGTGCAAAGGCAAACAGGACAAAAGCTGGGGCGTATCCTGATTGATCTGGGGACTGTTTCAGAGGAAGACCTCCGGCTTGCCTATAGTAAATTACTGCAGATACCAGTCTGGGAAAAGAAAAAGGATGACCGGTATCCACTGGTGGAAAATATGCCTAAGGTATTCCTGATGACGAACCGCGTGCTCCCGCTCAGTTTGAACGATGGGACGCTGGACATTGCCCTTGCAGACCCGCAGGATTCGTTGCTGGCGGAGACTGTCGCTTTAGCTACGAATAAACAAGTAAGGATTTTTGCTGGCTGTGAAAAAGATATTCTGGCCTCTCTTGAAACTATTTACGAAGGCGAAGTTAAAGAGGAAGATACGGCGACATCCAGTATTGAAGTAATGGAAGATGTGGAGCACTTGCGGGACATGGCGTCTGAAGCTCCCGTTATACGCCTGGTGAATAGTACGTTAACAAAGGCGATCGAAATAGGGGCAAGCGATGTGCACCTGGAGGTTTTTGAGAGGAATGCGCGGTTGCGGTATCGTGTGGATGGGGTTTTGCGGGAACTTTTGCCTCCTCCCCGTGAGCTTTATAATGGCATTATTTCCCGTATCAAGATTATGGCAAAGTTGAATATTGCAGAGAAACGGCTGCCACAGGATGGCCGGATCAAGATGAAGGTGGCAGGCAAGGAGGTAGATTTGAGGGTCTCGATTATTCCCATGAGCCATGGTGAGGGTGTGGTGATGAGGATTCTGGATCGGACTGCGGTTACGCTCGATTTGGAAAAACTGGGATTCGGCCAGGAATTTTTAGTTAAGTTCCGGCGCATGGTGAATAAACCTGAGGGTATATTGCTTGTAACAGGGCCCACGGGAAGCGGAAAAACGACCACGCTGTACGCAGTGCTGAAGGAGCTCGTTTCACCGGAGATAAAGATCGTAACCGTAGAAGACCCTGTGGAATATAGTATGGATGGAGTAAATCAAATCCAGGTGAATCCTCAGATAGATTTGACCTTTGCTTCCGGACTGCGTTCCATTTTACGGCACGACCCCGACATTATTCTTATTGGTGAAATCAGAGACCGGGAAACAGCGTCAATTGCTATACAGGCTGCCTTAACCGGGCACCTTGTTTTGTCGACGCTCCACACAAACGACTCGGCGTCCGCATTTACCAGATTAATGGATATGGGGATGGAGGACTATCTGATCTCTTCGTGTATCATTGGCGTCCTTGCCCAGCGTCTGGTGCGAAAGATGTGCGGAAAGTGTCGTGAACCCTATTTGCCCGGAGAGGATATACGCAAGACGGTAGGATTGAAAGAGGGGGAATACTTATATAAACCCAGGGGCTGTGATGAGTGTAATAATGCTGGATTTAAAGGCCGAAAGTGTATTGCCGAGTTTTTATGCGTGGACGATGCCATACGGCGGCTTGTCCTTGCCCATAAAGATTCCAGTGAGATCATGAAAGAGGCTCAAAAGAGGGGGACAAAGAGCTTGTGGGAAGATGGACTTGAAACAGTTCGCAGGGGTGAAACAACACTGGAAGAATTATTACGGGTATCATCGGACTTATAA
- the dnaA gene encoding chromosomal replication initiator protein DnaA — protein sequence MLDALVQKATVSEIERNFILRGILSVIKKVVTAQQFDIWFSCLRVFSITDNSITFVAPNNFIRDWLHGNYSDLFSSAVYKVLNSSREVIISTEDEVFEQPPVLSFSADGSAPVTTGISDDCYSIPLNKYYSFENFVVGPCNRLAHAAAVAVSESPGHAYNPLFIHGASGLGKTHLLHAINNLLTSKYAMKTLFLSCERFVNHYISTIRSNSWDSFRELYRNADALLIDDIQLFENSQGSREEFFHTFNTLYNAKKQIVITSDCPPESIDTLEDRLVSRFKWGLLCGIDSATIETRIAIVERKASLWGINLSHEVASYLAENLPGNIRELEGAIARLNREEKITKNSITLDLAKKVIQYLSGNKKTISIEAIIEAVSKRFHVTVSQLQSKRRTRSLALPRQIVMYLSRKLTNMSLVEVGGYIGGRDHSTVIHADEKIKQMLKKDKNLLFVLQKLENELQR from the coding sequence ATGCTAGACGCCTTAGTACAAAAAGCAACCGTCTCTGAAATTGAAAGGAACTTTATATTAAGGGGGATATTATCTGTAATAAAAAAGGTTGTTACTGCACAACAGTTTGACATATGGTTTTCCTGTCTCAGGGTATTTTCTATTACAGACAATAGTATTACCTTTGTTGCTCCGAACAATTTTATCAGGGATTGGCTTCATGGTAATTACAGCGACCTTTTTTCAAGCGCCGTTTACAAGGTATTAAATTCTTCACGGGAAGTAATTATTTCCACAGAAGATGAAGTTTTTGAGCAGCCGCCGGTTCTTTCCTTTTCTGCGGATGGTTCTGCACCTGTTACCACAGGCATATCTGATGATTGTTACTCGATACCATTAAATAAGTATTACAGTTTTGAGAATTTTGTTGTTGGACCATGTAACAGGCTGGCACATGCTGCAGCAGTTGCAGTTTCAGAGTCTCCCGGACATGCGTATAACCCCTTGTTTATTCATGGCGCTTCGGGTTTGGGAAAGACGCATCTTCTTCATGCCATAAACAACTTGCTGACTTCCAAATATGCTATGAAAACGCTCTTTCTGTCCTGCGAACGATTTGTAAACCATTATATCTCCACCATACGATCAAATAGCTGGGATTCGTTCAGGGAGTTATACAGAAACGCCGATGCACTCCTTATAGATGATATACAGCTCTTTGAGAATTCTCAAGGAAGCAGAGAAGAATTTTTTCATACTTTTAATACCCTTTATAATGCAAAGAAACAAATTGTTATCACCAGTGATTGCCCCCCGGAATCTATAGATACCCTGGAAGATCGACTTGTCTCTCGTTTTAAATGGGGGCTCCTCTGTGGCATAGATAGTGCGACCATAGAAACCCGCATTGCAATTGTCGAAAGAAAGGCATCGCTATGGGGTATTAATTTATCCCACGAGGTTGCATCATATCTGGCAGAAAATCTCCCCGGCAATATCAGAGAACTCGAGGGGGCCATTGCGCGGTTAAACAGGGAGGAAAAGATAACGAAAAACAGTATTACTCTGGACCTTGCCAAAAAGGTGATTCAGTATCTTTCGGGAAATAAAAAGACGATTAGCATTGAGGCTATCATTGAGGCGGTTTCCAAAAGGTTCCATGTAACCGTATCGCAACTTCAATCAAAACGAAGAACGAGAAGCCTGGCGTTACCAAGACAGATAGTAATGTATCTTTCAAGAAAGCTGACGAATATGTCACTTGTGGAAGTCGGAGGTTATATTGGCGGAAGGGACCATTCAACCGTGATTCATGCTGATGAAAAGATAAAACAAATGTTGAAGAAAGATAAAAATCTCCTTTTTGTTTTACAGAAGTTGGAAAATGAATTACAGAGGTGA
- the uvrA gene encoding excinuclease ABC subunit UvrA → MNNNVIAIRGAREHNLKGINVNIPRDRITVITGISGSGKSSLAFDTVYAEGQRRYIESLSSYARQFLDQIQKPDVELIEGLPPTIAIEQRTCPPSPRSTVATVTEIYDYLRLLYARIGTPYCYRCKCIISRQTIDQMIQRITGIPQGTRIMLLAPLIKGKKGEHREIFQSIVQKGFVRARVDNVIMDLKTIPKLARYKTHEIDVIVDRLVIKEDIQTRLYNSLETCLKLGEGVMLVSQEHEKGWTDHILSERYACPECGSGYEELTPRMFSFNSPYGACPGCNGLGNTLDFDPDLIVPDKHISIREGAIDAWRGWGSLTQTHYDNQVKVFSKTFSVSLSTPFIKLPKETADALLFGTKDFEGVIPNLKRIYEKTASERILKRLSGYMSYRACTVCKGARLRPDSLSVKINYKSIHEIMDLTIEETLGFFTTLKLAGQQAVISKQILKEIQNRLRFMIDVGLHYITLGRGSDSLSGGEAQRTRLATQVGSGLVGVCYVLDEPTIGLHPRDNERLLRTLKTLRDNGNTVILVEHDEHTIRNADYIIDLGPGAGERGGSIVTHGTLKEITDSPDSLTGQYLNQILKIELPTRRRDIHLKNSLEIQGARAHNLKSINVKIPLKTFCCVTGVSGSGKSTLVNDILHRALAKLFYGSYETPGEHTKILGTEYIDKVIEIDQSPIGRTPRSNPATYTKAFDLIRSLFAQTQEAKVRGYTAGRYSFNISGGRCEACKGQGTKKVEMHFLPDMYVVCEECKGKRYNKVTLEVTYKEKSISDVLDMRIEEAHQLFKNIPKLERILNTLNDVGLGYIKLGQSSTTLSGGESQRIKLAAELSRQATGKTLYILDEPTTGLHFADIQQLLKMLHRLVDLGNTVLVIEHNLEVIKTADYVIDLGPEGGVNGGEVVATGTPEQIAKGERSYTGRFLRKILR, encoded by the coding sequence ATGAATAATAATGTCATTGCCATTCGCGGCGCCAGGGAACATAACCTCAAGGGGATCAATGTCAATATTCCACGCGACCGGATTACGGTTATTACGGGTATCAGCGGTTCAGGAAAATCATCCCTTGCATTTGATACGGTCTATGCAGAAGGACAACGCCGCTATATTGAAAGTCTTTCCTCGTACGCACGGCAATTTTTAGATCAGATACAAAAACCAGACGTAGAACTTATCGAGGGTCTCCCTCCCACGATTGCCATTGAACAGCGCACCTGTCCGCCGAGTCCTCGTTCTACCGTGGCAACCGTTACGGAAATCTATGACTATTTACGTTTGTTGTATGCAAGGATCGGTACTCCGTATTGTTACCGGTGCAAATGTATCATTTCACGCCAAACCATTGACCAGATGATACAGAGGATCACGGGAATCCCGCAGGGAACCAGGATTATGCTTCTTGCACCGCTTATTAAGGGGAAAAAGGGTGAACACCGGGAGATATTCCAGTCGATAGTGCAAAAGGGCTTTGTGCGCGCCCGTGTTGACAACGTTATTATGGACCTCAAAACCATTCCCAAATTGGCACGATATAAGACCCATGAGATCGATGTGATCGTGGATCGTCTGGTTATAAAAGAGGATATTCAAACGCGCCTGTACAATTCCCTTGAAACCTGTCTCAAATTAGGGGAAGGCGTCATGCTGGTAAGCCAGGAACACGAAAAGGGCTGGACGGACCATATCCTTAGTGAACGATATGCCTGCCCGGAATGCGGGAGTGGTTATGAAGAATTGACGCCACGCATGTTTTCATTTAACAGCCCTTATGGCGCATGTCCTGGTTGTAATGGCCTGGGAAATACCCTGGATTTTGATCCGGACCTGATTGTTCCTGACAAACACATTAGCATCAGAGAGGGAGCCATCGATGCCTGGCGAGGCTGGGGATCATTAACCCAAACTCATTATGACAATCAGGTCAAGGTGTTTTCAAAAACCTTTTCCGTCTCCCTGAGTACACCTTTTATAAAATTACCGAAAGAGACCGCGGATGCCCTGCTCTTTGGCACAAAGGATTTTGAAGGTGTGATTCCCAACCTCAAACGCATCTACGAAAAAACGGCCAGTGAACGCATCCTGAAGCGCCTTTCCGGATACATGAGTTACAGGGCCTGTACTGTTTGCAAGGGGGCCAGGCTGCGACCGGATTCCCTTTCGGTAAAAATCAATTATAAATCAATTCATGAGATCATGGATCTGACCATAGAAGAGACCCTCGGATTTTTTACAACGCTGAAATTGGCGGGGCAACAGGCGGTCATTTCCAAACAAATCCTGAAGGAAATTCAAAACAGGCTGCGTTTTATGATAGATGTCGGACTACACTATATAACTTTGGGACGCGGCAGCGACTCCCTTTCTGGCGGTGAGGCGCAGAGAACCCGGCTTGCTACACAGGTCGGTTCCGGTCTTGTCGGGGTTTGTTATGTGCTGGACGAACCCACCATAGGGCTTCACCCAAGGGATAACGAACGGCTTCTGCGGACTTTAAAGACACTTCGTGACAACGGAAATACGGTCATCCTCGTGGAACATGATGAACATACCATTCGTAATGCGGATTATATCATCGATCTCGGCCCCGGGGCCGGTGAACGTGGAGGCAGTATTGTAACCCATGGAACGTTGAAAGAAATTACCGATAGCCCCGATTCATTAACCGGGCAATACCTCAACCAAATCCTGAAAATCGAACTTCCCACCAGGAGAAGGGATATTCATCTGAAGAACTCTCTTGAAATACAGGGCGCCCGTGCCCATAACCTGAAATCTATCAATGTAAAAATTCCTTTAAAAACCTTTTGTTGTGTCACCGGTGTCTCCGGCTCCGGGAAAAGCACCCTCGTGAATGATATCCTGCATCGTGCCCTTGCGAAGTTATTTTATGGCAGCTATGAGACGCCGGGGGAACATACGAAAATCCTTGGCACGGAATACATCGATAAAGTTATAGAAATCGATCAATCACCCATTGGACGTACCCCCCGTTCGAATCCTGCAACATACACCAAGGCGTTTGATCTGATCCGTTCTCTCTTTGCACAGACGCAGGAGGCAAAGGTTCGGGGTTATACGGCGGGAAGATACAGTTTCAATATCAGCGGTGGACGGTGTGAGGCCTGCAAGGGACAAGGTACCAAAAAAGTAGAAATGCATTTTTTGCCTGATATGTACGTTGTTTGTGAAGAATGCAAGGGAAAAAGGTATAACAAAGTGACGCTGGAAGTTACCTATAAGGAGAAAAGCATCTCGGATGTGCTTGACATGCGCATCGAAGAGGCTCATCAGTTGTTCAAAAATATTCCGAAGCTTGAGCGTATTTTAAATACACTCAATGATGTCGGACTGGGATATATTAAATTGGGGCAGTCAAGCACCACCCTGTCCGGCGGAGAATCGCAAAGGATAAAACTTGCCGCAGAACTCTCCAGACAGGCCACCGGAAAGACGCTGTATATTCTGGATGAACCTACTACAGGCCTGCATTTTGCAGACATACAGCAGTTGTTAAAAATGTTACACAGATTGGTCGATCTGGGCAATACGGTGCTGGTTATAGAACACAACCTGGAGGTCATCAAAACGGCAGATTATGTAATAGACTTAGGCCCGGAAGGTGGCGTAAACGGTGGCGAGGTCGTTGCAACAGGTACTCCCGAACAGATCGCAAAAGGTGAACGGTCATATACAGGGAGGTTTTTAAGAAAAATCCTTCGTTAG
- a CDS encoding DUF721 domain-containing protein, whose translation MEELPERYFYNRNKTVRIGQILKDVFPKRSVTDRTYNQVREAWQRIVGDEVCKCSFITGLKNRVLYVNVESTALIHHLTNFEKHAIIARINEIIGTQCIEDIRFKAGIINEGRRD comes from the coding sequence ATGGAAGAACTACCAGAAAGATATTTTTATAACAGGAACAAGACTGTCAGAATCGGTCAGATACTGAAAGACGTGTTTCCAAAAAGAAGTGTTACCGACAGAACTTATAACCAGGTCAGGGAAGCATGGCAACGTATCGTAGGTGATGAAGTTTGTAAGTGCTCATTTATAACAGGGTTAAAAAATAGAGTGTTATATGTGAACGTAGAATCTACTGCGCTTATTCACCATTTGACTAATTTTGAAAAACATGCTATAATTGCCCGAATTAATGAGATCATCGGCACGCAGTGTATAGAGGACATTCGCTTTAAAGCAGGGATAATAAATGAAGGCAGAAGAGACTAG